In one window of Mytilus trossulus isolate FHL-02 chromosome 7, PNRI_Mtr1.1.1.hap1, whole genome shotgun sequence DNA:
- the LOC134726628 gene encoding uncharacterized protein LOC134726628: MKEHLQTVTTNTSKLQSFLGVHQIEQQVHQCERYVEDLENDGRTKEFEMKMKQKDEVKKILSQIGTLESLGEVLVARTEVVMNIDTSVKREAQVESQEKSNINNMTMNIKTKIDINMEKFISDMICLMDGRVIVVEQWGKVNIFTPECKLLKQLPIPDKAHSVTQINQNTIAITFTHEKAIKIFNMENKTVTKVIKLDKKCYGSSFSNNSLAVGLEKDEIRIIDLEGNTLKSIQVQSKTSLYHLVFCNVRVIYSDWRGKTIYCVDESGNQIWQYNTHDLSNPKGLCTDTYGNIFVADNGSHRIIVISKDGQKSKALFIEESISGLYSPTCICFKRNESSGFICDEFGNYLRKFSLSYR; the protein is encoded by the coding sequence ATGAAAGAACATTTACAAACAGTCACAACAAATACTTCTAAACTGCAATCATTTCTTGGTGTACATCAGATTGAACAACAAGTACACCAATGTGAAAGATATGTTGAGGATCTGGAAAATGATGGAAGGACCAAAGAATTTGAAATGAAGATGAAGCAAAAGGATGAAGTAAAAAAGATACTCAGTCAGATAGGAACATTAGAATCCCTTGGAGAAGTGCTGGTTGCTAGAACAGAAGTAGTCATGAATATAGACACTAGTGTGAAGAGGGAAGCACAAGTAGAATCACAGGAgaaatccaatataaacaacATGACAATGAATATAAAGACAAAGATAGATATAAACATGGAGAAGTTCATTAGTGACATGATTTGTCTGATGGATGGTAGAGTTATAGTTGTTGAACAATGGGGTAAAGTTAATATATTTACTCCTGAATGCAAACTTCTGAAACAGTTACCTATACCTGATAAAGCCCACAGTGTTACACAGATCAATCAGAACACTATAGCCATAACTTTTACCCACGAGAAAGCTATTAAGATCTTCAATATGGAGAATAAAACAGTTACCAAAGTTATCAAATTAGACAAAAAATGCTATGGTTCATCTTTCTCTAATAATTCCCTGGCTGTAGGTTTGGAGAAAGATGAAATTCGTATTATAGACTTAGAAGGAAATACACTGAAGTCAATACAAGTTCAGAGTAAAACATCCCTGTATCACCTTGTTTTTtgtaatgtcagagttatctATAGTGACTGGAGAGGTAAAACAATATACTGTGTGGATGAATCAGGTAATCAGATCTGGCAATATAATACACATGATTTATCCAATCCAAAAGGACTTTGTACAGATACTTATGGTAACATTTTTGTAGCAGATAATGGATCTCATAGAATAATAGTAATATCAAAAGATGGACAAAAGAGTAAAGCACTGTTTATTGAAGAGAGTATCAGTGGACTGTATTCTCCAACG